A genomic region of Dunckerocampus dactyliophorus isolate RoL2022-P2 chromosome 8, RoL_Ddac_1.1, whole genome shotgun sequence contains the following coding sequences:
- the LOC129186216 gene encoding mitochondrial intermembrane space import and assembly protein 40-A-like: protein MCEEMTEVRQEGKDTIILATKEDHATPSSAELVEEDPDDPYEERGLILPSGEINWTCPCLGGMAGGPCGTEFKEAFSCFHFSKEEVKGSECLDPFRAMQECMRRYPDLNSRDDDKVPEERASKEEQGSEETPPAGSKSSDTSLES from the exons ATGTGTGAAGAAATGACCGAGGTCCGGCAAGAAG GCAAAGACACGATTATCCTTGCTACTAAAGAGGATCATGCAACACCCAGTAGTGCGGAGCTTGTCGAGGAAGACCCCGATGATCCTTACGAAGAACGAG GCTTGATTCTTCCCAGCGGGGAGATTAACTGGACCTGCCCCTGCCTGGGTGGGATGGCCGGTGGTCCCTGTGGGACGGAGTTTAAGGAGGCCTTCTCCTGTTTCCACTTCAGTAAAGAGGAAGTGAAAGGCTCGGAGTGCCTGGATCCATTCAGGGCCATGCAGGAGTGCATGCGGCGTTACCCGGACCTCAACTCGCGAGACGACGACAAGGTCCCAGAAGAAAGGGCCTCTAAAGAAGAGCAAGGCTCGGAAGAAACACCACCTGCTGGTTCCAAGTCCAGTGATACCTCACTGGAAAGCTAA